A stretch of the Erinaceus europaeus chromosome 23, mEriEur2.1, whole genome shotgun sequence genome encodes the following:
- the LOC103115232 gene encoding oocyte zinc finger protein XlCOF6-like isoform X6, whose product MLDTYSSLAALGHCVAKPGVIIKLEQGAEPWMGAEAPHRSLSGHCAAKPRVAVKMEQGAEPWTGAEAPPRSLSGHCVAKPGVTVKLEQGAEPWTGTQAPPRSLADPCGPREGHRAHPQNADAPFKQETDARWDEWGQPALEKPAPGNLHRDGDEEAPPAGPRGSPLPRQPPAAPRPRPQRPSQTLRCHVCGDTFANLSAFRDHRKTHKSHGQKHSAQKTQPSLPLRSPWESYIGWENSDCSEDEGPPEPEDMGLEPEASGPWGDTLPAAFPSCRKSPVPEEIKINMGKPRHQCPECPKTFSWKTHLREHLKSHAGQEPYKCHECPQAFRRKLQLREHLRAAHRVVEPYECLSCPRTFALKADLKSHQLVHTGEKPHKCKECHKTFSWLGTLRSHLKTHRGDRTYECPQCYRVFYQKSNLVTHLKTHTGEKPYECPQCHKIFYQRSHLATHLKIHSGERPYACDECHKTFHCKSGLKSHLTTHRSERPYECAECPKTFRWKSSLREHLKTHTGERPFECAECHKTFCWNSSLKLHMAGHAADGPLECRECHKTFKQKSSLDLHLLSHTGHRPFRCGECDKSFYLRSAFQRHLRIHTGERPYQCPDCPKTFSWKSGLQNHRKTHTGERPFECQLCPKTFSLKFALRNHQQTHASERPHACPECPKTFFQKASLRLHLKIHSGERPFRCDECQRAFYLKSDLKLHQKTHSGEKPYKCEHCHKGFLRPSTLKDHLVTHTGEKPHACSDCHKAFAHKSSLMAHLKAHTGERPFRCVQCDKTFRQRNALNVHLKIHTGEKPYQCQHCARRFTHKSSLRFHTKSHEREAFCTR is encoded by the exons ATGCTGGACACCTACAGCAGCCTGGCGGCCCTGG GGCACTGCGTGGCCAAGCCCGGGGTGATCATCAAGCTGGAGCAAGGAGCAGAGCCGTGGATGGGGGCAGAAGCTCCCCACCGGAGCCTCTCAG gGCACTGCGCGGCCAAGCCCAGGGTGGCCGTCAAGATGGAGCAAGGAGCAGAGCCGTGGACGGGGGCAGAAGCTCCCCCCCGGAGCCTCTCAG GGCACTGTGTGGCCAAGCCCGGGGTGACCGTCAAGCTGGAGCAAGGAGCAGAGCCGTGGACGGGAACACAAGCTCCCCCCCGGAGCCTCGCAG ACCCCTGCGGACCGAGGGAAGGACACAGAGCCCATCCCCAGAACGCCGATGCCCCTTTCAAGCAGGAAACTGACGCTCGGTGGGACGAGTGGGGGCAGCCGGCTCTGGAGAAACCCGCGCCCGGGAATCTCCACCGCGATGGGGACGAGGAAGCCCCCCCGGCCGGCCCCCGCGGGTCCCCGCTCCCCCGCCAACCACCCGCCGCCCCGCGCCCCAGGCCGCAGAGACCCTCGCAGACGCTCCGGTGTCACGTCTGCGGCGACACCTTCGCCAACCTGTCGGCTTTCCGAGATCACCGGAAAACCCACAAATCCCACGGTCAGAAACACTCGGCCCAGAAGACCCAGCCCAGCTTACCCCTCCGGAGCCCCTGGGAGTCGTACATCGGCTGGGAAAACTCGGACTGCAGCGAGGACGAGGGGCCGCCGGAACCGGAAGAcatggggctggaaccggaagcGTCGGGCCCCTGGGGCGACACTCTTCCGGCCGCCTTCCCGTCCTGCCGGAAGTCGCCCGTCCCGGAGGAAATCAAGATCAACATGGGGAAGCCTCGCCACCAGTGTCCCGAGTGCCCGAAGACCTTCAGCTGGAAGACGCACCTCAGGGAGCATCTGAAAAGCCACGCGGGCCAGGAGCCCTACAAGTGCCACGAGTGCCCGCAGGCCTTCCGCCGGAAGCTGCAGCTCCGGGAGCACCTACGGGCGGCCCACAGGGTGGTGGAACCCTACGAGTGTCTGTCGTGCCCCCGCACCTTCGCCCTCAAGGCCGACCTCAAGAGCCACCAGCTGGTGCACACGGGCGAGAAACCCCACAAGTGCAAAGAGTGTCACAAGACCTTCTCGTGGCTGGGGACCCTGCGCAGTCACCTCAAGACCCACCGGGGCGACCGCACGTACGAGTGCCCGCAGTGCTACAGGGTCTTCTACCAGAAGTCCAACCTGGTGACCCACCTGAAGACCCACACGGGCGAGAAGCCCTACGAGTGCCCGCAGTGCCACAAGATCTTCTACCAGCGGTCGCACCTGGCGACCCACCTCAAGATCCACAGCGGCGAGCGGCCCTACGCGTGTGACGAGTGTCACAAGACCTTCCACTGCAAGTCGGGCCTCAAGAGCCACCTGACCACCCACCGGAGCGAGCGGCCCTACGAGTGCGCCGAGTGCCCCAAGACCTTCCGCTGGAAGTCCAGCCTGAGGGAGCACCTCAAGACCCACACCGGCGAGCGGCCCTTCGAGTGCGCCGAGTGCCACAAGACCTTCTGCTGGAACTCCAGCCTCAAGCTGCACATGGCCGGCCACGCGGCCGACGGCCCCTTGGAATGCCGGGAGTGCCACAAGACCTTCAAGCAGAAGTCCAGCCTGGACCTGCACCTGCTGTCACACACGGGCCACCGGCCCTTCCGGTGCGGCGAGTGCGACAAGAGCTTCTACCTGCGCTCGGCCTTCCAGAGACACCTGCGCATCCACACGGGCGAGCGGCCCTACCAGTGTCCCGACTGCCCCAAGACCTTCTCGTGGAAGTCGGGGCTGCAGAACCACCGCAAGACCCACACCGGCGAGCGGCCCTTCGAGTGCCAGCTGTGCCCCAAGACCTTCTCGCTGAAGTTCGCCCTCCGCAACCACCAGCAGACGCACGCCAGCGAGAGGCCCCACGCCTGCCCGGAGTGTCCCAAGACCTTCTTCCAGAAGGCCAGCCTGCGCCTCCATCTGAAGATACACTCGGGCGAGAGGCCCTTCCGCTGCGACGAGTGCCAGCGGGCCTTCTACCTCAAGTCGGACCTGAAACTCCACCAGAAGACCCACTCGGGGGAGAAGCCCTACAAGTGCGAGCACTGTCACAAGGGCTTCCTGCGGCCCTCCACCCTCAAGGACCATCTGGTCACCCACACGGGCGAGAAGCCCCACGCCTGCTCCGACTGCCACAAGGCCTTCGCCCACAAGTCGAGCCTCATGGCCCATCTCAAGGCCCACACGGGCGAGAGGCCCTTCCGCTGCGTGCAGTGCGACAAGACCTTCCGCCAGAGGAACGCCCTCAACGTCCACTTGAAGATCCACACAGGCGAGAAGCCCTACCAGTGTCAGCACTGTGCCCGACGCTTCACGCACAAGTCCAGCCTCAGGTTCCACACCAAGTCCCACGAGCGGGAGGCCTTCTGTACGCGGTGA
- the LOC103115232 gene encoding oocyte zinc finger protein XlCOF6-like isoform X8 encodes MLESPMLLYPLCHLPDHKLSYSLSLCEYGPRGTVSFEDVTVTFSREEWQLLSAAQRTLYRTVMLDTYSSLAALGHCVAKPGVTVKLEQGAEPWTGTQAPPRSLADPCGPREGHRAHPQNADAPFKQETDARWDEWGQPALEKPAPGNLHRDGDEEAPPAGPRGSPLPRQPPAAPRPRPQRPSQTLRCHVCGDTFANLSAFRDHRKTHKSHGQKHSAQKTQPSLPLRSPWESYIGWENSDCSEDEGPPEPEDMGLEPEASGPWGDTLPAAFPSCRKSPVPEEIKINMGKPRHQCPECPKTFSWKTHLREHLKSHAGQEPYKCHECPQAFRRKLQLREHLRAAHRVVEPYECLSCPRTFALKADLKSHQLVHTGEKPHKCKECHKTFSWLGTLRSHLKTHRGDRTYECPQCYRVFYQKSNLVTHLKTHTGEKPYECPQCHKIFYQRSHLATHLKIHSGERPYACDECHKTFHCKSGLKSHLTTHRSERPYECAECPKTFRWKSSLREHLKTHTGERPFECAECHKTFCWNSSLKLHMAGHAADGPLECRECHKTFKQKSSLDLHLLSHTGHRPFRCGECDKSFYLRSAFQRHLRIHTGERPYQCPDCPKTFSWKSGLQNHRKTHTGERPFECQLCPKTFSLKFALRNHQQTHASERPHACPECPKTFFQKASLRLHLKIHSGERPFRCDECQRAFYLKSDLKLHQKTHSGEKPYKCEHCHKGFLRPSTLKDHLVTHTGEKPHACSDCHKAFAHKSSLMAHLKAHTGERPFRCVQCDKTFRQRNALNVHLKIHTGEKPYQCQHCARRFTHKSSLRFHTKSHEREAFCTR; translated from the exons GGGACGGTTTCTTTCGAGGACGTGACGGTGACCTTCTCCCGGGAGGAGTGGCAGCTCCTGAGCGCCGCCCAGAGGACCCTGTACCGGACGGTCATGCTGGACACCTACAGCAGCCTGGCGGCCCTGG GGCACTGTGTGGCCAAGCCCGGGGTGACCGTCAAGCTGGAGCAAGGAGCAGAGCCGTGGACGGGAACACAAGCTCCCCCCCGGAGCCTCGCAG ACCCCTGCGGACCGAGGGAAGGACACAGAGCCCATCCCCAGAACGCCGATGCCCCTTTCAAGCAGGAAACTGACGCTCGGTGGGACGAGTGGGGGCAGCCGGCTCTGGAGAAACCCGCGCCCGGGAATCTCCACCGCGATGGGGACGAGGAAGCCCCCCCGGCCGGCCCCCGCGGGTCCCCGCTCCCCCGCCAACCACCCGCCGCCCCGCGCCCCAGGCCGCAGAGACCCTCGCAGACGCTCCGGTGTCACGTCTGCGGCGACACCTTCGCCAACCTGTCGGCTTTCCGAGATCACCGGAAAACCCACAAATCCCACGGTCAGAAACACTCGGCCCAGAAGACCCAGCCCAGCTTACCCCTCCGGAGCCCCTGGGAGTCGTACATCGGCTGGGAAAACTCGGACTGCAGCGAGGACGAGGGGCCGCCGGAACCGGAAGAcatggggctggaaccggaagcGTCGGGCCCCTGGGGCGACACTCTTCCGGCCGCCTTCCCGTCCTGCCGGAAGTCGCCCGTCCCGGAGGAAATCAAGATCAACATGGGGAAGCCTCGCCACCAGTGTCCCGAGTGCCCGAAGACCTTCAGCTGGAAGACGCACCTCAGGGAGCATCTGAAAAGCCACGCGGGCCAGGAGCCCTACAAGTGCCACGAGTGCCCGCAGGCCTTCCGCCGGAAGCTGCAGCTCCGGGAGCACCTACGGGCGGCCCACAGGGTGGTGGAACCCTACGAGTGTCTGTCGTGCCCCCGCACCTTCGCCCTCAAGGCCGACCTCAAGAGCCACCAGCTGGTGCACACGGGCGAGAAACCCCACAAGTGCAAAGAGTGTCACAAGACCTTCTCGTGGCTGGGGACCCTGCGCAGTCACCTCAAGACCCACCGGGGCGACCGCACGTACGAGTGCCCGCAGTGCTACAGGGTCTTCTACCAGAAGTCCAACCTGGTGACCCACCTGAAGACCCACACGGGCGAGAAGCCCTACGAGTGCCCGCAGTGCCACAAGATCTTCTACCAGCGGTCGCACCTGGCGACCCACCTCAAGATCCACAGCGGCGAGCGGCCCTACGCGTGTGACGAGTGTCACAAGACCTTCCACTGCAAGTCGGGCCTCAAGAGCCACCTGACCACCCACCGGAGCGAGCGGCCCTACGAGTGCGCCGAGTGCCCCAAGACCTTCCGCTGGAAGTCCAGCCTGAGGGAGCACCTCAAGACCCACACCGGCGAGCGGCCCTTCGAGTGCGCCGAGTGCCACAAGACCTTCTGCTGGAACTCCAGCCTCAAGCTGCACATGGCCGGCCACGCGGCCGACGGCCCCTTGGAATGCCGGGAGTGCCACAAGACCTTCAAGCAGAAGTCCAGCCTGGACCTGCACCTGCTGTCACACACGGGCCACCGGCCCTTCCGGTGCGGCGAGTGCGACAAGAGCTTCTACCTGCGCTCGGCCTTCCAGAGACACCTGCGCATCCACACGGGCGAGCGGCCCTACCAGTGTCCCGACTGCCCCAAGACCTTCTCGTGGAAGTCGGGGCTGCAGAACCACCGCAAGACCCACACCGGCGAGCGGCCCTTCGAGTGCCAGCTGTGCCCCAAGACCTTCTCGCTGAAGTTCGCCCTCCGCAACCACCAGCAGACGCACGCCAGCGAGAGGCCCCACGCCTGCCCGGAGTGTCCCAAGACCTTCTTCCAGAAGGCCAGCCTGCGCCTCCATCTGAAGATACACTCGGGCGAGAGGCCCTTCCGCTGCGACGAGTGCCAGCGGGCCTTCTACCTCAAGTCGGACCTGAAACTCCACCAGAAGACCCACTCGGGGGAGAAGCCCTACAAGTGCGAGCACTGTCACAAGGGCTTCCTGCGGCCCTCCACCCTCAAGGACCATCTGGTCACCCACACGGGCGAGAAGCCCCACGCCTGCTCCGACTGCCACAAGGCCTTCGCCCACAAGTCGAGCCTCATGGCCCATCTCAAGGCCCACACGGGCGAGAGGCCCTTCCGCTGCGTGCAGTGCGACAAGACCTTCCGCCAGAGGAACGCCCTCAACGTCCACTTGAAGATCCACACAGGCGAGAAGCCCTACCAGTGTCAGCACTGTGCCCGACGCTTCACGCACAAGTCCAGCCTCAGGTTCCACACCAAGTCCCACGAGCGGGAGGCCTTCTGTACGCGGTGA
- the LOC103115232 gene encoding oocyte zinc finger protein XlCOF6-like isoform X7 — MLESPMLLYPLCHLPDHKLSYSLSLCEYGPRGTVSFEDVTVTFSREEWQLLSAAQRTLYRTVMLDTYSSLAALGHCVAKPGVIIKLEQGAEPWMGAEAPHRSLSDPCGPREGHRAHPQNADAPFKQETDARWDEWGQPALEKPAPGNLHRDGDEEAPPAGPRGSPLPRQPPAAPRPRPQRPSQTLRCHVCGDTFANLSAFRDHRKTHKSHGQKHSAQKTQPSLPLRSPWESYIGWENSDCSEDEGPPEPEDMGLEPEASGPWGDTLPAAFPSCRKSPVPEEIKINMGKPRHQCPECPKTFSWKTHLREHLKSHAGQEPYKCHECPQAFRRKLQLREHLRAAHRVVEPYECLSCPRTFALKADLKSHQLVHTGEKPHKCKECHKTFSWLGTLRSHLKTHRGDRTYECPQCYRVFYQKSNLVTHLKTHTGEKPYECPQCHKIFYQRSHLATHLKIHSGERPYACDECHKTFHCKSGLKSHLTTHRSERPYECAECPKTFRWKSSLREHLKTHTGERPFECAECHKTFCWNSSLKLHMAGHAADGPLECRECHKTFKQKSSLDLHLLSHTGHRPFRCGECDKSFYLRSAFQRHLRIHTGERPYQCPDCPKTFSWKSGLQNHRKTHTGERPFECQLCPKTFSLKFALRNHQQTHASERPHACPECPKTFFQKASLRLHLKIHSGERPFRCDECQRAFYLKSDLKLHQKTHSGEKPYKCEHCHKGFLRPSTLKDHLVTHTGEKPHACSDCHKAFAHKSSLMAHLKAHTGERPFRCVQCDKTFRQRNALNVHLKIHTGEKPYQCQHCARRFTHKSSLRFHTKSHEREAFCTR; from the exons GGGACGGTTTCTTTCGAGGACGTGACGGTGACCTTCTCCCGGGAGGAGTGGCAGCTCCTGAGCGCCGCCCAGAGGACCCTGTACCGGACGGTCATGCTGGACACCTACAGCAGCCTGGCGGCCCTGG GGCACTGCGTGGCCAAGCCCGGGGTGATCATCAAGCTGGAGCAAGGAGCAGAGCCGTGGATGGGGGCAGAAGCTCCCCACCGGAGCCTCTCAG ACCCCTGCGGACCGAGGGAAGGACACAGAGCCCATCCCCAGAACGCCGATGCCCCTTTCAAGCAGGAAACTGACGCTCGGTGGGACGAGTGGGGGCAGCCGGCTCTGGAGAAACCCGCGCCCGGGAATCTCCACCGCGATGGGGACGAGGAAGCCCCCCCGGCCGGCCCCCGCGGGTCCCCGCTCCCCCGCCAACCACCCGCCGCCCCGCGCCCCAGGCCGCAGAGACCCTCGCAGACGCTCCGGTGTCACGTCTGCGGCGACACCTTCGCCAACCTGTCGGCTTTCCGAGATCACCGGAAAACCCACAAATCCCACGGTCAGAAACACTCGGCCCAGAAGACCCAGCCCAGCTTACCCCTCCGGAGCCCCTGGGAGTCGTACATCGGCTGGGAAAACTCGGACTGCAGCGAGGACGAGGGGCCGCCGGAACCGGAAGAcatggggctggaaccggaagcGTCGGGCCCCTGGGGCGACACTCTTCCGGCCGCCTTCCCGTCCTGCCGGAAGTCGCCCGTCCCGGAGGAAATCAAGATCAACATGGGGAAGCCTCGCCACCAGTGTCCCGAGTGCCCGAAGACCTTCAGCTGGAAGACGCACCTCAGGGAGCATCTGAAAAGCCACGCGGGCCAGGAGCCCTACAAGTGCCACGAGTGCCCGCAGGCCTTCCGCCGGAAGCTGCAGCTCCGGGAGCACCTACGGGCGGCCCACAGGGTGGTGGAACCCTACGAGTGTCTGTCGTGCCCCCGCACCTTCGCCCTCAAGGCCGACCTCAAGAGCCACCAGCTGGTGCACACGGGCGAGAAACCCCACAAGTGCAAAGAGTGTCACAAGACCTTCTCGTGGCTGGGGACCCTGCGCAGTCACCTCAAGACCCACCGGGGCGACCGCACGTACGAGTGCCCGCAGTGCTACAGGGTCTTCTACCAGAAGTCCAACCTGGTGACCCACCTGAAGACCCACACGGGCGAGAAGCCCTACGAGTGCCCGCAGTGCCACAAGATCTTCTACCAGCGGTCGCACCTGGCGACCCACCTCAAGATCCACAGCGGCGAGCGGCCCTACGCGTGTGACGAGTGTCACAAGACCTTCCACTGCAAGTCGGGCCTCAAGAGCCACCTGACCACCCACCGGAGCGAGCGGCCCTACGAGTGCGCCGAGTGCCCCAAGACCTTCCGCTGGAAGTCCAGCCTGAGGGAGCACCTCAAGACCCACACCGGCGAGCGGCCCTTCGAGTGCGCCGAGTGCCACAAGACCTTCTGCTGGAACTCCAGCCTCAAGCTGCACATGGCCGGCCACGCGGCCGACGGCCCCTTGGAATGCCGGGAGTGCCACAAGACCTTCAAGCAGAAGTCCAGCCTGGACCTGCACCTGCTGTCACACACGGGCCACCGGCCCTTCCGGTGCGGCGAGTGCGACAAGAGCTTCTACCTGCGCTCGGCCTTCCAGAGACACCTGCGCATCCACACGGGCGAGCGGCCCTACCAGTGTCCCGACTGCCCCAAGACCTTCTCGTGGAAGTCGGGGCTGCAGAACCACCGCAAGACCCACACCGGCGAGCGGCCCTTCGAGTGCCAGCTGTGCCCCAAGACCTTCTCGCTGAAGTTCGCCCTCCGCAACCACCAGCAGACGCACGCCAGCGAGAGGCCCCACGCCTGCCCGGAGTGTCCCAAGACCTTCTTCCAGAAGGCCAGCCTGCGCCTCCATCTGAAGATACACTCGGGCGAGAGGCCCTTCCGCTGCGACGAGTGCCAGCGGGCCTTCTACCTCAAGTCGGACCTGAAACTCCACCAGAAGACCCACTCGGGGGAGAAGCCCTACAAGTGCGAGCACTGTCACAAGGGCTTCCTGCGGCCCTCCACCCTCAAGGACCATCTGGTCACCCACACGGGCGAGAAGCCCCACGCCTGCTCCGACTGCCACAAGGCCTTCGCCCACAAGTCGAGCCTCATGGCCCATCTCAAGGCCCACACGGGCGAGAGGCCCTTCCGCTGCGTGCAGTGCGACAAGACCTTCCGCCAGAGGAACGCCCTCAACGTCCACTTGAAGATCCACACAGGCGAGAAGCCCTACCAGTGTCAGCACTGTGCCCGACGCTTCACGCACAAGTCCAGCCTCAGGTTCCACACCAAGTCCCACGAGCGGGAGGCCTTCTGTACGCGGTGA
- the LOC103115232 gene encoding zinc finger protein 791-like isoform X1, whose amino-acid sequence MLESPMLLYPLCHLPDHKLSYSLSLCEYGPRGTVSFEDVTVTFSREEWQLLSAAQRTLYRTVMLDTYSSLAALGHCVAKPGVIIKLEQGAEPWMGAEAPHRSLSGHCAAKPRVAVKMEQGAEPWTGAEAPPRSLSGHCVAKPGVTVKLEQGAEPWTGTQAPPRSLADPCGPREGHRAHPQNADAPFKQETDARWDEWGQPALEKPAPGNLHRDGDEEAPPAGPRGSPLPRQPPAAPRPRPQRPSQTLRCHVCGDTFANLSAFRDHRKTHKSHGQKHSAQKTQPSLPLRSPWESYIGWENSDCSEDEGPPEPEDMGLEPEASGPWGDTLPAAFPSCRKSPVPEEIKINMGKPRHQCPECPKTFSWKTHLREHLKSHAGQEPYKCHECPQAFRRKLQLREHLRAAHRVVEPYECLSCPRTFALKADLKSHQLVHTGEKPHKCKECHKTFSWLGTLRSHLKTHRGDRTYECPQCYRVFYQKSNLVTHLKTHTGEKPYECPQCHKIFYQRSHLATHLKIHSGERPYACDECHKTFHCKSGLKSHLTTHRSERPYECAECPKTFRWKSSLREHLKTHTGERPFECAECHKTFCWNSSLKLHMAGHAADGPLECRECHKTFKQKSSLDLHLLSHTGHRPFRCGECDKSFYLRSAFQRHLRIHTGERPYQCPDCPKTFSWKSGLQNHRKTHTGERPFECQLCPKTFSLKFALRNHQQTHASERPHACPECPKTFFQKASLRLHLKIHSGERPFRCDECQRAFYLKSDLKLHQKTHSGEKPYKCEHCHKGFLRPSTLKDHLVTHTGEKPHACSDCHKAFAHKSSLMAHLKAHTGERPFRCVQCDKTFRQRNALNVHLKIHTGEKPYQCQHCARRFTHKSSLRFHTKSHEREAFCTR is encoded by the exons GGGACGGTTTCTTTCGAGGACGTGACGGTGACCTTCTCCCGGGAGGAGTGGCAGCTCCTGAGCGCCGCCCAGAGGACCCTGTACCGGACGGTCATGCTGGACACCTACAGCAGCCTGGCGGCCCTGG GGCACTGCGTGGCCAAGCCCGGGGTGATCATCAAGCTGGAGCAAGGAGCAGAGCCGTGGATGGGGGCAGAAGCTCCCCACCGGAGCCTCTCAG gGCACTGCGCGGCCAAGCCCAGGGTGGCCGTCAAGATGGAGCAAGGAGCAGAGCCGTGGACGGGGGCAGAAGCTCCCCCCCGGAGCCTCTCAG GGCACTGTGTGGCCAAGCCCGGGGTGACCGTCAAGCTGGAGCAAGGAGCAGAGCCGTGGACGGGAACACAAGCTCCCCCCCGGAGCCTCGCAG ACCCCTGCGGACCGAGGGAAGGACACAGAGCCCATCCCCAGAACGCCGATGCCCCTTTCAAGCAGGAAACTGACGCTCGGTGGGACGAGTGGGGGCAGCCGGCTCTGGAGAAACCCGCGCCCGGGAATCTCCACCGCGATGGGGACGAGGAAGCCCCCCCGGCCGGCCCCCGCGGGTCCCCGCTCCCCCGCCAACCACCCGCCGCCCCGCGCCCCAGGCCGCAGAGACCCTCGCAGACGCTCCGGTGTCACGTCTGCGGCGACACCTTCGCCAACCTGTCGGCTTTCCGAGATCACCGGAAAACCCACAAATCCCACGGTCAGAAACACTCGGCCCAGAAGACCCAGCCCAGCTTACCCCTCCGGAGCCCCTGGGAGTCGTACATCGGCTGGGAAAACTCGGACTGCAGCGAGGACGAGGGGCCGCCGGAACCGGAAGAcatggggctggaaccggaagcGTCGGGCCCCTGGGGCGACACTCTTCCGGCCGCCTTCCCGTCCTGCCGGAAGTCGCCCGTCCCGGAGGAAATCAAGATCAACATGGGGAAGCCTCGCCACCAGTGTCCCGAGTGCCCGAAGACCTTCAGCTGGAAGACGCACCTCAGGGAGCATCTGAAAAGCCACGCGGGCCAGGAGCCCTACAAGTGCCACGAGTGCCCGCAGGCCTTCCGCCGGAAGCTGCAGCTCCGGGAGCACCTACGGGCGGCCCACAGGGTGGTGGAACCCTACGAGTGTCTGTCGTGCCCCCGCACCTTCGCCCTCAAGGCCGACCTCAAGAGCCACCAGCTGGTGCACACGGGCGAGAAACCCCACAAGTGCAAAGAGTGTCACAAGACCTTCTCGTGGCTGGGGACCCTGCGCAGTCACCTCAAGACCCACCGGGGCGACCGCACGTACGAGTGCCCGCAGTGCTACAGGGTCTTCTACCAGAAGTCCAACCTGGTGACCCACCTGAAGACCCACACGGGCGAGAAGCCCTACGAGTGCCCGCAGTGCCACAAGATCTTCTACCAGCGGTCGCACCTGGCGACCCACCTCAAGATCCACAGCGGCGAGCGGCCCTACGCGTGTGACGAGTGTCACAAGACCTTCCACTGCAAGTCGGGCCTCAAGAGCCACCTGACCACCCACCGGAGCGAGCGGCCCTACGAGTGCGCCGAGTGCCCCAAGACCTTCCGCTGGAAGTCCAGCCTGAGGGAGCACCTCAAGACCCACACCGGCGAGCGGCCCTTCGAGTGCGCCGAGTGCCACAAGACCTTCTGCTGGAACTCCAGCCTCAAGCTGCACATGGCCGGCCACGCGGCCGACGGCCCCTTGGAATGCCGGGAGTGCCACAAGACCTTCAAGCAGAAGTCCAGCCTGGACCTGCACCTGCTGTCACACACGGGCCACCGGCCCTTCCGGTGCGGCGAGTGCGACAAGAGCTTCTACCTGCGCTCGGCCTTCCAGAGACACCTGCGCATCCACACGGGCGAGCGGCCCTACCAGTGTCCCGACTGCCCCAAGACCTTCTCGTGGAAGTCGGGGCTGCAGAACCACCGCAAGACCCACACCGGCGAGCGGCCCTTCGAGTGCCAGCTGTGCCCCAAGACCTTCTCGCTGAAGTTCGCCCTCCGCAACCACCAGCAGACGCACGCCAGCGAGAGGCCCCACGCCTGCCCGGAGTGTCCCAAGACCTTCTTCCAGAAGGCCAGCCTGCGCCTCCATCTGAAGATACACTCGGGCGAGAGGCCCTTCCGCTGCGACGAGTGCCAGCGGGCCTTCTACCTCAAGTCGGACCTGAAACTCCACCAGAAGACCCACTCGGGGGAGAAGCCCTACAAGTGCGAGCACTGTCACAAGGGCTTCCTGCGGCCCTCCACCCTCAAGGACCATCTGGTCACCCACACGGGCGAGAAGCCCCACGCCTGCTCCGACTGCCACAAGGCCTTCGCCCACAAGTCGAGCCTCATGGCCCATCTCAAGGCCCACACGGGCGAGAGGCCCTTCCGCTGCGTGCAGTGCGACAAGACCTTCCGCCAGAGGAACGCCCTCAACGTCCACTTGAAGATCCACACAGGCGAGAAGCCCTACCAGTGTCAGCACTGTGCCCGACGCTTCACGCACAAGTCCAGCCTCAGGTTCCACACCAAGTCCCACGAGCGGGAGGCCTTCTGTACGCGGTGA